In one Sporomusa sphaeroides DSM 2875 genomic region, the following are encoded:
- a CDS encoding Asp23/Gls24 family envelope stress response protein — MDTIALVGPSGTGKSHRALIVAHEYDVDTIIDDGLLIKDSKIIAGYSAKKEPSKIRAVKRAIFMEPDHAVEVRDAIVRVKPGRILVLGTSKNMVEKIVDVLNLPPISQVIRIEDIATRGEIAKAKESRLKEGKHIIPVPTIELKPHFSGYLIDPLDVFFKKSRSKQRRKLGEKSIVRPTFSYYGKLLISDAVIAAIVDYVATSEEAVTKTGQIHIKNSQDREKGISISLDVTIKYGPSIWNVVQDAQTRVKQVVEYMTGMNVKEVNVMVKRLSIE, encoded by the coding sequence ATGGACACCATCGCTCTGGTAGGTCCAAGTGGAACGGGCAAAAGCCATCGGGCGCTAATTGTTGCGCACGAATATGACGTTGATACAATTATTGACGACGGGCTGTTAATTAAGGACAGTAAAATTATTGCCGGCTATTCAGCAAAAAAAGAGCCAAGCAAAATTCGTGCTGTCAAACGTGCCATATTTATGGAACCTGACCATGCTGTTGAAGTTAGAGATGCAATTGTTAGAGTAAAACCTGGCCGTATTTTAGTACTGGGAACATCCAAAAACATGGTAGAAAAGATAGTGGATGTGCTGAATCTACCGCCAATCAGCCAGGTAATCCGGATTGAGGATATTGCCACTAGGGGTGAAATTGCCAAAGCGAAGGAGAGTAGGTTAAAAGAGGGGAAGCATATTATTCCTGTACCTACGATTGAACTTAAACCGCATTTTTCCGGTTATTTGATTGATCCGCTGGATGTCTTTTTTAAAAAATCCCGCTCAAAGCAGCGGCGGAAGCTGGGGGAAAAATCAATTGTCCGGCCGACCTTTAGTTATTATGGAAAGCTGCTTATCTCCGATGCAGTAATAGCGGCAATTGTGGACTATGTTGCGACAAGCGAGGAGGCTGTTACCAAAACAGGCCAAATACATATTAAGAACTCGCAGGACAGAGAAAAAGGAATTTCGATTTCATTGGATGTAACCATTAAATATGGGCCATCGATCTGGAATGTCGTGCAGGATGCCCAAACCCGTGTCAAGCAGGTTGTTGAGTACATGACAGGCATGAACGTTAAAGAAGTAAATGTGATGGTTAAACGGTTAAGTATTGAATAA
- a CDS encoding DUF3870 domain-containing protein produces MENNRNKRILFSGYAKLPTGITASEIYKVIGVVLSIDEDTGTIIEADCTLATAVARNHVASILVGKSIANPDSLVRVVDKTYQGSAKKAIITAIRIIYDKYRSYKEGLAPCTID; encoded by the coding sequence GTGGAAAACAATAGAAATAAGCGTATTTTATTTTCCGGGTACGCAAAATTACCCACAGGAATTACAGCCAGTGAAATTTATAAAGTTATCGGCGTAGTGCTAAGTATTGATGAAGATACGGGAACCATCATAGAAGCCGACTGTACCCTGGCCACAGCGGTAGCTCGTAATCATGTAGCCTCGATTTTAGTTGGCAAATCTATTGCCAATCCGGATAGTCTGGTTAGAGTTGTGGACAAAACGTATCAAGGCAGCGCTAAGAAAGCAATCATTACCGCTATTCGCATCATTTATGATAAATACCGCAGTTATAAAGAGGGCCTGGCCCCCTGTACCATTGATTAA
- a CDS encoding sulfite exporter TauE/SafE family protein, whose protein sequence is MSEQLKFSGAGFVVGILSGLLGVGGGIFLVPIMVTYFSITQHIAQATSMAVIIPTALVSSAVYGFHGNIDVGLAVNLAIGSMCGASIGARIMKRIPAIRLKQLFGLLLILVGLRMVVS, encoded by the coding sequence ATGTCTGAACAACTGAAGTTTTCAGGAGCCGGCTTTGTTGTAGGTATTCTCAGCGGTTTACTCGGTGTGGGCGGCGGCATCTTTCTGGTACCCATCATGGTAACCTATTTTTCTATTACCCAGCATATTGCCCAAGCCACTTCAATGGCGGTGATTATTCCGACAGCCCTTGTCAGCAGTGCCGTATATGGTTTCCATGGCAATATTGATGTGGGTTTGGCGGTTAATTTAGCTATTGGCAGTATGTGCGGCGCCAGTATCGGGGCCCGGATAATGAAAAGAATCCCTGCCATCCGGCTAAAACAGCTATTTGGGCTTTTACTCATACTTGTCGGTTTGAGGATGGTGGTATCATGA
- a CDS encoding sulfite exporter TauE/SafE family protein, which produces MSAVFIIFAIGLGAGILSGLLGIGGGAVLVPMMVFILGITQHTAQGISMLVIIPTALVSVWHFHKDKLIHYQAVLYLAGGAIVGALISSNLVQHIPASELKRIFGIFVIYSGFKMIWGTRKK; this is translated from the coding sequence ATGAGTGCCGTTTTTATTATTTTTGCAATCGGCCTGGGTGCCGGTATCTTAAGCGGGCTGCTGGGCATTGGCGGCGGCGCAGTGCTGGTGCCGATGATGGTCTTTATCTTAGGCATAACGCAGCATACAGCGCAAGGGATTTCCATGCTGGTTATCATTCCTACCGCTCTCGTCAGTGTGTGGCATTTTCATAAAGATAAGCTGATTCATTACCAAGCTGTTCTCTATTTGGCCGGAGGAGCCATTGTCGGAGCTTTAATCAGCTCTAACTTGGTTCAACATATACCTGCCAGTGAACTAAAACGGATTTTTGGCATTTTCGTTATTTATTCCGGTTTTAAAATGATTTGGGGAACACGAAAAAAATAG